From Lagopus muta isolate bLagMut1 chromosome 15, bLagMut1 primary, whole genome shotgun sequence, the proteins below share one genomic window:
- the BRI3 gene encoding brain protein I3: MDSKPLLQERPPAYSPAAPGAGYDYGQSNYGAIPAPQPGFQPPPPYPYPGAAAAAGYAVPPPASQPNYSSTYTIIQQPAATTSVVVVGGCPACRVGVLEDTFTCLGVLCAIVFFPIGILFCLALRQRRCPNCGAAFG; the protein is encoded by the exons ATGGACAGCAAGCCGCTGCTGCAGGAGCGGCCGCCCGCCTATAGCCCCGCCGCGCCGGGCGCGGGCTACGACTACGGGCAGAGCAACTACGGCGCCAtccccgccccgcagcccggcTTCCAGCCGCCCCCGCCGTACCCTTACCCGGGCGCCGCGGCCGCCGCAG gCTATGCTGTTCCTCCGCCGGCCTCGCAGCCGAACTACTCGAGCACATACACCATCAttcagcagcctgctgccacCACCTCTGTTGTTGTAGTTGGAGGCTGTCCCGCCTGCAG gGTTGGCGTGTTGGAGGACACCTTCACCTGCCTCGGTGTTCTGTGTGCCATTGTGTTCTTTCCAATTGGGATTCTGTTCTGTCTGGCACTGAGGCAGCGAAGATGCCCAAATTGCGGGGCGGCTTTTGGCTAA